The following DNA comes from Ornithinimicrobium avium.
ATGCCCTGGAAGTCCGAGATGCCCACGACGGCCGCCCCTGCGCCGTCGCCGAAGATGAAGGCGGTGCCGCGGTCGTACTTGTCGGTGAAGTCGGACAGTTTCTCCACGCCGATCACCAGCACGTAGTCGACCGTGCCGGCGCGCACCATGTCGTTGGCCATCGAGATCCCGTAGCAGTACCCGGCGCACGCTGCCGAGATGTCGAGCGCGGCCGGGTCGGGGATGCCCAGGCGGAAGGCCAGCTCCGGTGCGGCGGCCGGGGTCTGGTAGGGGTGGGTGACCGTCGCCATGATCACCGCGCCGATCTGCTCGGGCGCCACTCCCGACTTGGTGATGGCGTCCCTGGACGCGGCTTCGGCCATGTCGATGACCGACTCCTCCGGTGCCGCGATGTGCCGGGTGACGATGCCGGAGCGCTGCTGGATCCACTCGTCGGAGGAGTCGATGAACTCGATGACCTCGTCGTTGGTGACCACGCGCTCGGGCCGGTAGCCGGCCAGCCCGTGGATGCGCGCGTAGCGCAGCTCCTGCGGCGCGGCGAGGGTCTTGTTGGTCACTGCGGGTCCTCCTGGTGGTGGCTCGGCCCGTCGGCCGTGGTCGGGTCGGCGGCGCCGTGCTCGCCGACCATCCGGCGGGCGGCATCGAGGTCGTCGGGAGTCTTCAGGGCCAGCGTCTCGACCCCGCGCAGGCCGCGCTTGGCCAGCCCGACGAGGGTGCCGGCCGGCGCCAGCTCGATGAGGCCTGTCGCGCCGAGCTCGGCGAAGGTCTGCATGGTCAGGTCCCAGCGCACCGGGCTGGACACCTGCGCGACCAGCCGGGCCAGGACCTGCTGGCCGTTGGCGACGGGGCGACCGTCGGCGTTGGACAGGAGGGTCACCTGGGGGTCGGTGGGGGACAGGCCCTCGGCGAGGGCGGCCAGCCGGTCGACGGCGGGCTGCATGTGGTGGGTGTGGAAGGCGCCGGCGACCTTGAGCGGGATGACCCTGGCCCCGGCCGGTGGGTCCTCCTGCAAGGCGGCCAGCTGCTGCAGCGTGCCCGCCGCGACGACCTGCCCGGCGCCGTTCAGGTTGGCCGGCGTCAGGCCGTGACGCGCCAGGGTGGCCAGCACCTCCTCGGCGTCTCCGCCCAGGACGGCGCTCATGCCGGTGGGGCCGGCGGCCGCGGCCTGCGCCATGCCGCGCCCGCGCTCGCTCACGAAGATCATCGCCTCCTCCGGGCCCAGGACCCCCGCGGCGGCGGCCGCAGTGATCTCCCCCACGGAGTGGCCGGCGACGGCGCTCACCGCGCGGCCGGTCTGCGCGGGGTCGGCGAAGAGCGTGCGCAGCGTCGCCAGCCCCGCCGCGACGATCAGCGGCTGGGCGACGGCGGTGTCCTTGATGGTGTCCTCGTCGGAGGTGGTGCCGTGCGCCACGAGGTCGAGGCCGCCGACGTCCGAGAGCTGCTCGAGCAGGTCCCGGAAGCCGGGAAGGTCGAGCCAGGGGCCGAGGAAGCCGGGGGACTGGGAGCCCTGTCCGGGCGCGACGATCACGAGCACCACTCCACTCTGCCGGGGAGGGCCGCGCGCGAACGACAGCGATCCCGACGAGAAGCTCGGTCGTTGTTTGTAGGAACCCTACAAAAGGATCAGCCGCTGCGACGGCGGAGGGGCTGGTCGGTCATCCGGCCCAGCGCCAGTGCCACCTGGAGCACCCACGCGTCGCGGGGGGTGTGCGCGTC
Coding sequences within:
- a CDS encoding beta-ketoacyl-ACP synthase III, coding for MTNKTLAAPQELRYARIHGLAGYRPERVVTNDEVIEFIDSSDEWIQQRSGIVTRHIAAPEESVIDMAEAASRDAITKSGVAPEQIGAVIMATVTHPYQTPAAAPELAFRLGIPDPAALDISAACAGYCYGISMANDMVRAGTVDYVLVIGVEKLSDFTDKYDRGTAFIFGDGAGAAVVGISDFQGIGPTLWGSLGDKRDLITQREPWTGLRGGMEESGRQDALDWPAFVMQGQSVFRWAVYDMVPVAVKAVEAAGITPHDLDAFVPHQANMRITDAMVKALKLPEHVPVARDIAETGNTSAASVPLAMARMLDEGEAPHGGLALQIAFGAGLVYAAQVVVMP
- a CDS encoding ACP S-malonyltransferase produces the protein MLVIVAPGQGSQSPGFLGPWLDLPGFRDLLEQLSDVGGLDLVAHGTTSDEDTIKDTAVAQPLIVAAGLATLRTLFADPAQTGRAVSAVAGHSVGEITAAAAAGVLGPEEAMIFVSERGRGMAQAAAAGPTGMSAVLGGDAEEVLATLARHGLTPANLNGAGQVVAAGTLQQLAALQEDPPAGARVIPLKVAGAFHTHHMQPAVDRLAALAEGLSPTDPQVTLLSNADGRPVANGQQVLARLVAQVSSPVRWDLTMQTFAELGATGLIELAPAGTLVGLAKRGLRGVETLALKTPDDLDAARRMVGEHGAADPTTADGPSHHQEDPQ